GCCCAATGGTTGCTCAGTGAAGGACTTGCTGCGGCGTCTTATGTCGTCAGTCAGGGCCTGACCATGGGCCGCGGCGGGCGGATTCAGGTCGAACAGGTGGGGGATGAGATCTGGATTGGCGGTGCGGTGGTGACCTGCATCAGCGGCACGCTGACTTTGTAACCTGTGGGAGCGGGCTTGCTCGCGAAAGCGGTGGGTCAGTCGACATCAATGTTGAACGATCGGCCGCCTTCGTGAGCAAGCCCACTCCCACAGGGTTTTGTGTCAGATGCTGGTGATTGTTGCCGCCGCGGTAATGCAGTCTTGAGCGATCGAGGTTTGTGCCCCGCGCCTTGCAGGGCATAAGCTTCGCCCCCTACGACTTTTGTCTCATTCGCCGTTTTTCAGGAAGACCCATGCCAAGTCAGTTCCCCGAAGCACGTCCACGCCGTCTGCGCCGCAATGCGAGCCTGCGCAGCCTGTTCCAGGAAACCGAGTTCAGCTTGAACGACTTGGTGCTGCCGATTTTCGTCGAGGAAGAAATCGACGATTTCGTGCCGATCAAGAGCATGCCCGGGGTGATGCGCATTCCCGAGTCGAAGCTGGCCGGCGAGATCGAGCGTTACGCTCGGGCCGGGATCAAGTCGGTAATGACGTTTGGCGTGTCCCATCATCTGGACAGCAGCGGCAGCGACACCTGGAGCGACAACGGCCTGGTGTCGCGCATGTCGCGCATCGCCAAAGACGCTGTGCCGGAAATGATCGTGATGTCCGACACCTGTTTCTGCGAGTACACCGACCACGGCCATTGCGGTGTGCTGCACCACCACGAAGTCGACAACGACCAGACCCTGATCAACCTCGGCAAACAAGCCGTAGCGGCCGCCCGCGCTGGCGCTGATGTGATCGCACCGTCGGCGGCCATGGACGGGCAGGTCCAGGCCATTCGCCGGGCGCTCGATGAAGCGGGTTTCAACCAGACCGCGATCATGGCCTATTCGACCAAATTCGCTTCGGCGCTTTATGGCCCGTTCCGCGAGGCCGGTGGCAGTGCGCTGAAAGGTGACCGAAAAAGCTATCAGATGAACCCGATGAACCGCCGCGAAGCCGTGCGGGAATCGCTGATGGACGAGCAAGAAGGCGCCGACGCGCTGATGGTCAAACCGGCCGGCGCGTACCTGGACATCATCCGCGACATCCGCGAAGCCTCGCGTTTGCCGCTGTCGGCGTATCAGGTGAGTGGCGAGTACGCGATGATCAAATTCGCCGCCCAGGCTGGGGCAATCGATGAAGACCGAGTGGTGCGTGAGAGCCTGGGGGCGATCAAGCGAGCCGGGGCGGATTTGATCTTCACCTACTTCGCGATGGACCTGGCCCTGGCCGGGATCTAACTGTTTTGAAAGATCGTTCCCACGCTCCGCGTGGGAACGCCTCCTGTGACGCTCTGCGTCACGCTTGTTGGGACGCGGAGCGTCCCTGGCTGCATTCCCACGCAGAGCGTGGGAACGATCATCCAAGCTAATCTTGGGTTCAGCCGACGAAAGGCCGAATCCCACGGTCCCGGAAATACCGCTCGATCACCTTCGGATCGGCGCTGTACTCGGCAATTGCCACATAGGTATCCGGCCGCAGCAGGTAAAACCCGTTGCGCGCCAGCCCCACCGTTTCAAACACCGGCCGCCAGTCGAACACCTGCAATGGCAGGTGATGCTCGGTACACCAGGCAATCATTTCATCGCTGGTCTCGCCATACACATGCACCTGCCAGGTCGGATTTTTCAGCGACTCGAAATTGTCCCCTTCACCGTCGTGGGCCCAAGGCAGACGATCACCGCCGTGAACATGGCCCGCAACCCCCTCGCTCAATGGCATGCCGCGATAGTTGAGGGTGGTCTGCGACACCGTGCGAAACATGAACTCCCGAACCGGTTCCAGCGAGATCATTTTCGGGATCAAAAAAGGTGCCACGCGCATCCGCACCAAGTCGGCAATTGGCCCATCGGCCGTGACGAAACTGAAGACCCGATCAGTGGTGGCTACCAGGCGCCGGGCAAAGGCGATGCGTTCGGTTTCATAACTGTCGAGCAGTTTGGGCGTGGCGCCGCCGCTCAACACTGTCGCGAGTTTCCAGGCCAGATTGATCGCATCGCCAATCCCGGTGTTCATGCCTTGGCCACCCGCCGGGCTGTGGACATGGGCAGCGTCACCCAATAGAAACGCGCGCCCCGTGCGAAAGTGATCCGCAACCCGATGATGCACGCGGTAGGTCGAGAACCAGTTCACCTGATCTATCTGCAGCTTTAAATTCTCAATGGCCCGGCTGCTGACGTCTTCAAACTGGAGGGTTTCGGCGCGGTCGGCACGCTCGTCGCGAACCGTGCCGATCAGGCGGGCGCGACCTTCGTCGGACAAGGGGAAAATGGCAAGGAAGTCGGCTTCATCAAGGTCCACATGCAGTTCACCGTTGAACGTGGGGCCGCGAGCCTGCACATCCGCCACGTAGAAAATCTGCTGGTAGGTGCCACCCGGAAAACCGGTGTCCAGCGTCTTGCGCACAATCGACCGGGCGCCGTCGCAGCCGGCGAGGTAACAGGCCTGGCAGGTTTGCTGCTGGCCATCGGGCAAACGCAGCCGGGCGGTGATGCCGTCGCCGGTTTCCTCGAAACTTTGCAGTTCGGTATCGCGCTCCACCGTAATACCGAAGGCCTCCAGGCGTTCGATCAGCAGGCGTTCGTGCTCGTCTTGCGGATAGATTTCCAGAAACGCGTAGGGCGTCAGACCCTCGCCGATGGTGCTCAGCGGCAGGCGCGCGACGGGTTCGCCCTTGACCCAGAAATTCGCCGCGGCCACTTTATGGCCGTTTTGCACAACGGCGTCGCTGAGGTCGAGCTGGCTATACAGTTCAAGCGTTCGCGCCTGTACCGCCAGCGCACGTGAAGTGGTGCCGGGTGTCGACGTCTTGTCGATAATCCGCACCGCAATCCCCAGTTTGCTCAACCACAGCGCCAGTACCAGCCCGGTCGGGCCGGCACCGATGATCAGCACGTCGCTACGGTTCATGAGCCTGTCCTCCTCGGTATGTGGATCAAGTATGGTTCAGCCCGGATGCACTGGCCTCCCGGCTGCCCAACGGAAAACCACCCCTATAGCGCAGGGGAACAGTCCGCGACTGTCACAGTCATAGCCTGCGCCATGCCATTGATCGTATGGTTAACCCGGCTCAACGGATTTTGATGGAGCACCATGCAAGCCAATCGATTGATCATGAGCATCGCGGCTCTGTTGGTTCTGGCCGGTTGCGGTAGCCAACGCACGCAGGAACCGCCGGCCCGCAAGCCTGCCGAGGTCAAGGCAGAGATCATGCGTCTGCTGCCGGCCAAGACGGTCGACCGCCAGGGCTGGGCCACGGACATCTATGCGGCATTTGCCGCGCAAAAGATTTCACCGACCACGCAAAACCTGTGTTCGGTACTCGCGGTCACTGAGCAGGAATCGACGTTTCAGGCTGATCCGCGGGTGCCGGGCCTGGGCAAGATCGCCCGGGACGAGATCGACCGCCGCGCCGCCAAGGCCCACATTCCCGGCCTGCTGGTGAGCGGTGCCTTGCAGGTAAGTTCACCCAATGGCAAAAGTTACAGCGATCGGCTGAATGCCGCGCGCAGCGAAAAAGAGCTCAGCGCGATTTTTGATGACTTCATCGGCATGGTGCCCATGGGGCGGACGCTGTTCGATGGTTTCAACCCGGTGCACACCGGCGGGCCGATGCAGGTCAGCATTGACTTTGCAGAGCAGCAGGCTCGGGATTATCCCTACCCGGTGGACGGCTCGATTCGCCGCGAAGTGTTTACGCGTCGCGGCGGTATGTATTTCGGTATTGCCCATTTGCTCGGTTACCCGGTGAGCTACAAACAGCCGCTGTATCGCTTCGCTGATTTCAACGCCGGTTGGTACGCCAGCCGTAATGCGGCGTTCCAGAACGCGGTAAGTCGTGCGACGGGTATTGCGTTGGCGCTGGATGGCGATCTGGTGCGCTACGGTTCGATCATGCCGGGCGCCACGGAATTGGCGGTGCGCACTCTCGGCAAGCAGTTGGACATGCGCAACCTCACTATTCGGGATCAATTGGAGGAGGGTAAAGGTCTCGAATTCGAGGACACCAAGCTTTATCGGCGGGTCTTTGCTTTGGCCGAACAGGCCGAAGGCCGGCCATTACCCCGGGCGGTGTTGCCGGGGATCTTGCTGCAAAGCCCGAAAATCACCCGCAAACTCACCACGGCATGGTTCGCCAAGCGGGTCGATGAGCGTTATCAGCGCTGCATGAAGCGCGCGGGGATGTAACCGAACCAAAAAATGACTATAAAAAAACCCGGCTGATGAGGCCGGGTTTTTTATTGAGTACCGCGGTAAAACCCTTCATTCAAGCAACGCGATTCTGGATCAGACGATCGGAGCCACCTTCAGCCACGCGATTCTGGATCAGACGATCCGAACCACCTTCGGCAACGCGATTCTCGATCAGACGATCGGAGCCACCTTCAGCCACACGATTCTCGATCAGACGATCGGAGCCACCTTCGGCGACGCGATTCTCGATCAGACGATCGGAGCCACCTTCGGCAACGCGATTCTGGATCAGACGATCCGAACCACCTTCAGCGACGCGATTCTGGATCAGACGATCGGAGCCACCTTCAGCGACGACCGGGTGAGCAGAGGAAGCGGCGAAAGCGTTAACTGCAAAAACCGAGAAAGCGATGCTGAGGAGGATTTGGCGTTTCATGGTGGTGTGCTCCGGGGTGTTATTGGTTGGGTATGGAGCGGATGTTACGCCGCGGATTTTTTATGAGAACTTCATTGACGTGATGGTGAACATCGACGCTGATGATGATTACAACGACGGTCCTGTGGGCCTGTTCGCGAAAGCGGTACTACATTTGACGGATGAATTGACTGGCCCACCGCTTTGGCCGAGCGCAATCTTTGGCAGCTGCTACAAAGAGAGAGTCGCAGAGGAGATTTAGTCATGTACCAGCTCTACGGGCATCAGAACTCAGGTGCGGCCGCCATCGAAGCCGCGTTGGAACTGTGCGAGGTTCCTTATCGCTTCATCGATGTTTCATCGTCCCCGGAGGCGGTTCAGGCGTTGGAGAAGCTCAACCCGCTCAAGCAGATTCCCACCCTGCAACTGCCCGATGGCGGTGTTCTGACCGAGAGTGCGGCCATCCTGATTCATCTGGGCCTCACGTTCCCGGAGTCGAACCTGCTGCCGGAAAACCCGCTCAAGCGTGATCAGGTTATTCG
The Pseudomonas lini DNA segment above includes these coding regions:
- the hemB gene encoding porphobilinogen synthase, giving the protein MPSQFPEARPRRLRRNASLRSLFQETEFSLNDLVLPIFVEEEIDDFVPIKSMPGVMRIPESKLAGEIERYARAGIKSVMTFGVSHHLDSSGSDTWSDNGLVSRMSRIAKDAVPEMIVMSDTCFCEYTDHGHCGVLHHHEVDNDQTLINLGKQAVAAARAGADVIAPSAAMDGQVQAIRRALDEAGFNQTAIMAYSTKFASALYGPFREAGGSALKGDRKSYQMNPMNRREAVRESLMDEQEGADALMVKPAGAYLDIIRDIREASRLPLSAYQVSGEYAMIKFAAQAGAIDEDRVVRESLGAIKRAGADLIFTYFAMDLALAGI
- a CDS encoding FAD-dependent monooxygenase; translated protein: MNRSDVLIIGAGPTGLVLALWLSKLGIAVRIIDKTSTPGTTSRALAVQARTLELYSQLDLSDAVVQNGHKVAAANFWVKGEPVARLPLSTIGEGLTPYAFLEIYPQDEHERLLIERLEAFGITVERDTELQSFEETGDGITARLRLPDGQQQTCQACYLAGCDGARSIVRKTLDTGFPGGTYQQIFYVADVQARGPTFNGELHVDLDEADFLAIFPLSDEGRARLIGTVRDERADRAETLQFEDVSSRAIENLKLQIDQVNWFSTYRVHHRVADHFRTGRAFLLGDAAHVHSPAGGQGMNTGIGDAINLAWKLATVLSGGATPKLLDSYETERIAFARRLVATTDRVFSFVTADGPIADLVRMRVAPFLIPKMISLEPVREFMFRTVSQTTLNYRGMPLSEGVAGHVHGGDRLPWAHDGEGDNFESLKNPTWQVHVYGETSDEMIAWCTEHHLPLQVFDWRPVFETVGLARNGFYLLRPDTYVAIAEYSADPKVIERYFRDRGIRPFVG
- a CDS encoding DUF1615 domain-containing protein produces the protein MQANRLIMSIAALLVLAGCGSQRTQEPPARKPAEVKAEIMRLLPAKTVDRQGWATDIYAAFAAQKISPTTQNLCSVLAVTEQESTFQADPRVPGLGKIARDEIDRRAAKAHIPGLLVSGALQVSSPNGKSYSDRLNAARSEKELSAIFDDFIGMVPMGRTLFDGFNPVHTGGPMQVSIDFAEQQARDYPYPVDGSIRREVFTRRGGMYFGIAHLLGYPVSYKQPLYRFADFNAGWYASRNAAFQNAVSRATGIALALDGDLVRYGSIMPGATELAVRTLGKQLDMRNLTIRDQLEEGKGLEFEDTKLYRRVFALAEQAEGRPLPRAVLPGILLQSPKITRKLTTAWFAKRVDERYQRCMKRAGM